CGAGATCGCCGCCCGCAAGAAGGAACTGATGGAGCTGCGCTTCCAGGGCGCGATGGGCAACCTCGCCCAGCCGCACCGCGTGCAGCAGCTCCGCCGCGAGGTCGCGCAGCTCAACACCGTCAAGGGTGAGCTGACCCGCGCCCAGACCACGGGAGAGAGCCGATGAAAAAGACCTTCACGGGCGTCGTGGTGAGCGACAAGGCCGACAAGACGGTGAGCGTCAAGGTCGAGCGCCGCTTCACGCACCCCCTGTACGGCAAGGTCGTCACGCGCAGCAAGAAATACGCCGCGCACGACGAGACCAACGAATACAAGATCGGTGACCGCGTCGAGATCATCGCCGTGCGCCCGATCAGCAAGACGAAGACCTGGAAGGTCACGAAGCTGATCGAGCGCCCGCGCGGCATCGAGACCACCGCGGTCGAGACCGAAGGGAGCCCGGCATGATCATGCCCCAGTCCCGCCTCGACGTGGCGGACAACAGCGGCGCGCGCGAGATCATGTGCATCCGCGTGCTCAACAGCGGCATCGGCGGCAAGGGCCTCACCACGGGCGGCGGCGGCAACAAGCGCTACGCCCACGTCGGTGACATCATCGTCGCCTCGGTCAAGGACGCGGCCCCACGCGGCGGCGTGAAGGCGGGCGACGTGGTGAAGGCCGTCGTCGTGCGGACGAGCCACGCGATCAAGCGCGCGGACGGCTCGACCATCCGCTTCGACAAGAACGCCGCCGTCATCATCAACAACCAGGGCGAACCGCGCGGCACCCGCGTCTTCGGGCCGGTCGCCCGCGAGCTGCGCGACCGCCGCTTCATGAAGATCGTGTCGCTCGCGCCGGAGGTGCTGTGATGCCTCTTCCCAGTGCAGGGTCTCACCACAACAACAAGCTCCATGTCAAGAAGGGCGACACCGTGGTCGTTCTGCGCGGCAAGCACAAGGGCGCGACCGGCAAGGTTCTCCTCGCGCTGCCGGAAGCTGCCAAGGTCGTCGTCGAGGGCGTGAACCTCGTGACCAAGCACGTCAAGCCCTCGGCGAGCAACCCCCAGGGCGGCATCGAGCAGCGCGAGGGCGCCATGCACGCGAGCAAGGTCGCGCTGGTGGACCCCGAGACCGGCAAGGCCACCCGCATCCGCAAGCAGATTGTGGACGGCAAGAAGGTCCGCGTCGCCGTGAAGAGCGGCAAGGTCATCGACTGATTCAGGGCCACGCTCAGGCGTGATCCCGGGCGACCAAGACCGCCCGAAGAGAGGCAAGAGACATGCAGACGCTCAAGACGAAGTACAACGAGCAGGTGCGCCCCGCGTTGATGACGCAGTTCGGATACAGCAGCGTCATGGCCGTGCCGCGCATCGAGAAGATTGTGGTGAACGAGGGCCTGGGGTCCTCCAAGGAGGACAGCAAGGCCATCGACCGGGCGGCGCGCGAGCTCTCGCTCATCACCCTGCAAAAGCCCATCGTCACCAAGGCGAAGAAGAGCATCTCCAACTTCAAGCTTAGGCAGGGAATGCCGGTCGGCATCAAGGTCACGCTGCGCAATGAGCGCATGTACGTGTTCCTGGAGAAGTTGATCAACATCGGGCTGCCGCGCATCCGCGATTTCCGGGGGATCAATCCCAACGCCTTCGACGGGCGCGGGAACTACAACCTGGGCATCAAGGAGCAACTGATCTTCCCCGAGATCACCTATGATATGGTTGACAAGGTGCGCGGGATGGACATCACCATCGTCACGACTGCCAAGACCGACGAGGAAGCTCGCGCGCTGCTCCAGGCGATGGGTCTCCCGTTCCGCAAGTAAGGAAAGCTTATGGCGAAGACCTCGAAAGTTGTGAAGGCGGAACGCGGCAGCAAGTTCGCCGTGCAGGACTACAACCGCTGCTCCCGCTGTGGCCGCGCCCGCGGCTACTACCGCTTCTTCGGCCTGTGCCGCATCTGCATCCGCGAGCTGGCCCACAAGGGCGAACTGCCCGGCGTGAAGAAGAGTAGCTGGTAAGACCGGCTTCCGCCCCGCCCCAGCCCCCCTGGATACGAACCCCCCGCCCCGCGAGGAGGCACTTTGGGTGGTGATCGTCCGGGAGACGGGAAGGACCCAACAGAAGAAAGGGCTTGCCCCGCCAACAAGAGGCAAGGCCGCGTTCTTTGGGAAGACTCGGGAGGTCGCACACGCGGCTTCCCCCCCGCCCGGGGCCACCGCGCCCCCGGAGGAACCATGCTGAGTGATCCCATCGCCGACATGCTCACGCGCATTCGCAACGCGACGCGCACCTACAAGGAGAGCGTCGATATCCCGGCCTCCAAGTTCAAGGAGGAACTCGCCAAGCTGCTCGTGCGCGAGGGCTACGTGGCGGGCGTCGAGCGCGTCCGCCCGGAAGGCCAGAAGTTCGACGTGTTGCGCGTGACCCTCAAGTACGGCCAGAAGCGCGAGCAGGTCATCAAGCACATCGAGCGCATCAGCCGTCCGGGTCGCCGCGCGTACGTGAGCGCCGACAACCTGCCCCGCATCCAGCGCGGGCTGGGCGTCGCGGTCGTCTCGACGAGCAAGGGCCTGCTTCCCGACCGTGAGGCCCGTCGTCAGGGCGTCGGCGGCGAAGTCATCTGCGTGCTCTGGTAATCGCCCCCATCCCTGAACACGGGGCCCCGGCAACGGACCCCGACACTTAAGGAGACCCATGTCACGTATTGGCAGACAACCCATCGCCGTGCCCAGCGGCGTGACCGTGAACGCCGACCCCGGCCTGTTCCGAGTCAAGGGGCCCAAGGGCGAACTCACCGTCCCCTTCAACCCCGAACTCAACATCCGCAACGAGGACGGCCAGCTTCTCGTCGAGCGTCCCAGCGACCGCCAGGAGCACCGCGCTCTGCACGGCCTGACCCGCACGCTGGTCGCCAACGCCGTCAAGGGTGTTTCGGACGGTTTCACCATCAACCTCGAACTGCGCGGGGTCGGTTACCGTGCCCGC
This region of Deinococcus aestuarii genomic DNA includes:
- the rpsQ gene encoding 30S ribosomal protein S17 encodes the protein MKKTFTGVVVSDKADKTVSVKVERRFTHPLYGKVVTRSKKYAAHDETNEYKIGDRVEIIAVRPISKTKTWKVTKLIERPRGIETTAVETEGSPA
- the rplE gene encoding 50S ribosomal protein L5, whose translation is MQTLKTKYNEQVRPALMTQFGYSSVMAVPRIEKIVVNEGLGSSKEDSKAIDRAARELSLITLQKPIVTKAKKSISNFKLRQGMPVGIKVTLRNERMYVFLEKLINIGLPRIRDFRGINPNAFDGRGNYNLGIKEQLIFPEITYDMVDKVRGMDITIVTTAKTDEEARALLQAMGLPFRK
- the rplN gene encoding 50S ribosomal protein L14, with protein sequence MIMPQSRLDVADNSGAREIMCIRVLNSGIGGKGLTTGGGGNKRYAHVGDIIVASVKDAAPRGGVKAGDVVKAVVVRTSHAIKRADGSTIRFDKNAAVIINNQGEPRGTRVFGPVARELRDRRFMKIVSLAPEVL
- the rpmC gene encoding 50S ribosomal protein L29 → MKPSEMRSLGLADFDREIAARKKELMELRFQGAMGNLAQPHRVQQLRREVAQLNTVKGELTRAQTTGESR
- the rplX gene encoding 50S ribosomal protein L24: MPLPSAGSHHNNKLHVKKGDTVVVLRGKHKGATGKVLLALPEAAKVVVEGVNLVTKHVKPSASNPQGGIEQREGAMHASKVALVDPETGKATRIRKQIVDGKKVRVAVKSGKVID
- the rpsH gene encoding 30S ribosomal protein S8, whose translation is MLSDPIADMLTRIRNATRTYKESVDIPASKFKEELAKLLVREGYVAGVERVRPEGQKFDVLRVTLKYGQKREQVIKHIERISRPGRRAYVSADNLPRIQRGLGVAVVSTSKGLLPDREARRQGVGGEVICVLW
- the rplF gene encoding 50S ribosomal protein L6; amino-acid sequence: MSRIGRQPIAVPSGVTVNADPGLFRVKGPKGELTVPFNPELNIRNEDGQLLVERPSDRQEHRALHGLTRTLVANAVKGVSDGFTINLELRGVGYRARLVGKNLELTIGFSHPVVIEPPAGVTFAVPEPTRIDVSGIDKQLVGQVAANVRKVRKPDAYHGKGVRFVGEQIALKAGKAGATGGKGKK
- a CDS encoding type Z 30S ribosomal protein S14, giving the protein MAKTSKVVKAERGSKFAVQDYNRCSRCGRARGYYRFFGLCRICIRELAHKGELPGVKKSSW